The Thermonema lapsum sequence CCAATTTGAAAAAAGAACTTCAATACCTCATAGACAACGATATCAAAGAAAAAGGAGAGTACCAACTGACCAATGCCCTTGAAAATATGAAGCAAAAGGGGCTACGATTCACCACAGGACAGGTAAATGAGTGGTTGGACTGCGGCAACAAAGATGCTACGGTATATACCAACCAACGATACTTGGAATTCATCAAAGATGAACCCTTGATAGATAAGAGTGCCGTCATAGAAGAAGCCGTGATTATTCCGCCGGTATATATAGGCGAAGGCGCTGTGGTTCGTCGTGCAGTAGTAGGTCCCCACGTGTCGATAGGGGCACACAGCCGCATAGAAAACGCCGTCATGAAAAACGGCATCGTGCAAACCAATACCCACATCAATGGGTTGATTGCCGATAATTTTATGATTGGCAATTTTGTTGTATATTCATCTACCCCAGAAGACCTCAGTATTGGCGATTACAACCAAATCAAAAAATAGTTATGGCAGTGCTTCGAAGTGCCCTTTTCTTGTTTATGTGTGTATTGCTGGTGCCAGTACCAAGCCAAGCACAAAAAAAGCGAAAAGATAAAAAAAACAGTGACGCCCGAAACGAGCAGGTTTTGCTGGCAGAAGCAGAGCTTATCGAAGGCATGCGTTACTACATACAAGACAACTACGAGAGGGCACTTCAGCAAATCCTGAAAGGCATACGCATCAACCCCCAAAGCAGTGGTTTGTACTATCAAGCCGCTGTTACCCTTTCCAAAATGGATAAAAACGAGGAAGCACTCGTCTATGTAGAAAAGGCATTGAGCTTAGACAGTCAAAATCCCTATTACTACATTTTAAAAGCACATTTGCAAAGTGCTCTTTTCCGCTACAAAGAAGCCGCACAAACTTACGAGACATTGCTTGCGCATTTCCCCTCATACAGTTACTATGCCCTTGACCTGGGACTACTCTACGAAGAGCAACTCAACAACCCTGAAAAAGCGCTGGCAGCTTACCGCAAACTGTTGGAAGAAATAGGCGAAACCAACGAAGTGCTTACCCGCATGCAGCGCCTCTATCTCCGACAAGGCGAGTATGTCGAAGCCTTCCGCATCGCTTTGCGCCGCCTCGACCAAAGGGGCAGCGACCTTTCACCTTATCTACCTTTTATTGAGCTCATTGAAAATGCTCCTCTCCCACAAGTAGAAAGCTTGAACCGTGCAATCGCAAATGACCCTATGCTGAAAACACACCCCGCATCACAACTTGTGTGGGCATTGGGCTTATATAGGCTCGAACAAAAAAAGGATAGCCAGCGCCTTCTTCAAAATGTCATCGAGCATCCTTCTATAAATAATGCACTGCGTGAAGTGGCAGTACTCGGTTATGTGCGTCTCTTTAAAAATGAAGCAGACCTTGGTTTCCTCATGAAGTATCTTGCAGAGCTTTGTCGCAAGAATCCTTACAATACCGACCTGCTCAACCAATATGGCATTGTATTGCAAAAACGCTACCGTTATGCGGAGGCTGCGCAGGTTTTTTTGCAAAGTTTGGAAACCCAACAGTCCCAGATAGAAATATGGTTGCGCCTGTTTGACTGCTTAGAGAAAGCAGGTCAATATCAGCTGTTTTACACCAAAACACAAGAAGGCATCGAGTTGTATCCTTTTCAAGGCATCATTTGGATGCATCATGCCACTGCCTGCCTGTATGGGCAGCGAACCGCAGAAGCTGTCAAAGCCATTGAGCGGGCTCGCCAGCTGATAAGCGACAACCAAGACTTTCTTTTGCCTGAAATAGAAAGGATAGAAGCGCTCATACAAGCACAAGAGGGCAAGATAGGCGATGCCATAGAAAAAATGGAAAAACTCCTACGCAAACAAGGTGAATCGCCACAGCTGCTGTATGATTACTGCCTACTGCTGGCAAGCCACAAACAAAAACTCGACTACGCTCGTAGCCTCTCGGAAAAATTACTTAAACTTGCAGACAGCAGCCCATTTGCGCAGTATGCCCATGGACGGGTACTTTACAGCCTGCGGCTATACACAGAAGCTTTGCCTTACCTGAAACAAGCAGCAGAACAGTTATCTACCGCCTATACTTTAGAAAGCTATGGCGATGTGTTGTTCAGGTTAGGCAAAACCGAAGAAGCCGTAGAGCTATGGCAAAAGGCTTTGAAGCTGTCTGAGACACCTGAAAGATTAAAGAAAAAAATAGACGAAAAGAGATTGTATGAAGATTAACCACGTAGCTGCTTTTTACCTTCTGATGCTTTGCTCTTTTTTGCTTTTACCCGCTTGTAAAAAACGTAACTTCCCCAAAGCAGACTTGCGCGACAGCTTGCTGCTGTCAACAACTGATTTTAAGTTTTTAAGCGCCAGAGCAAATTTGGACTTCTCGCTTTCATCGCAAAACGCCAAAGCCAAAACTGCCATACGCATGCAGAAAGACTCGTTGATGTGGCTTTCTATTGGCAGTTCCATGGGCATAGAAGTACTAAGAGTACAGGCAACCCCCGAATCCATTGCGGTCATCAATCGCGACCAGCAAACTTATCAGGAATTCAGCTTTCAGGAACTGAGCAATAGGTTCAGCTTTCCGCTTTCTTTCAATTTGTTGCAAAACTTGCTGATTGGCGATATGCCTGTCAAACAGTTTTCCAAAAATCAAAGCATGCTCAACAACGACGAGCACATCATCCGCCAACAAGTCAATGATATCGAAATACAAAACTACGTGAGTGCAGCCACCGGCAAACTCAACCGTCTGATAATCAAAGACACTCGCAGTGGCAGCCTTATGGATATTGTTTATCAAGACTACACTTTGGTAGATGGCGTTTTGTTTCCCTACCACATCAAAGCGCAGCTGCACTACCAAAACAAAGAAAACGCTGAAAAACAGACCCTAAAAGCGGAAGTGGAATATCAGAAAATAGAACTAAGTAGAGAACCCTTGCGTTTCCCTTTTAAGGTGCCCAGCACTTACCAAAAGACCAACTAAATGTTTTGGCAGACGACTCTCTCCACCCTGAAGAGCCTGTATAAGGGCATACAACTTACCCTGCAGCATCTGTTTCAAGCAAGAGTGCGCCGTCCAGCTTTGCCTGTTTGGCATCCAGACTATTTCCGATATGCCCATGGGCGCGTTACCCTGCAATACCCACATGAGCAAATACCTGTTCCGGACAACGGACGCTACCGCCTCCATAATGAAATAGATGACTGCATCGTATGCGACAAGTGCGCCAAAATATGCCCTGTAGACTGTATTGAAATAGAAGCCATCAAGTCGCCAGTGCCCATAGGCACCACCAGCGACGGCACAGTGAAACGCCTATATGCAGCCAAGTTCAACATAGATATGGCAAAATGCTGTTACTGCGGGCTGTGCACTACCGTTTGCCCTACCGAGTGCCTCACCATGAGCAAAACCTTTGATTATACCGAAGCCGATGTTTATGACTTGCTTTATTTGTTTGGCAATTTAAGCAAAGAAGAAATAGCCGAGAAGCAGGCACTCTGGGTACAATATCAAGCCGAAAAGGAAGCACAACCCCAAACACAAAATAATACAAACAGCCGTCAATCTGTCAATGCAAATCCCGTTTTTAAACCCAAACCCCAAAAAACAGCTACTACCTCACCTAAGAGCTCCGAAGAAACGGAAGAAAAGCCATCTCCCAAGCCGGTATTTAAACCTAAAATGAAGCCCCAGACAAGCCAAGAAAACACAAGCAAAGCAGTCATCAAACCCAAGCTAAAAGCGCCAGTAAAGCCAACAGAAGAAACAGAAACCGAAGAAAAAAATGCAGCGAAACCGGTCATCAAGCCTAAAATAAAACCGATAAAACCCATTAGTCCAGAGGACAAACCCGCTGACTCAAGAGAAGAAACAACGCCACAAACAAGCGAAGAGAAGAAAGCAAAGCCCGTCATCAAGCCTAAAATCCCTCCCAAAAAAAATCCTGACGCATGATGAACGAATGGTTGTCATATCTCTTTGGCGCTGTGGTTGCAGGGGCTGCCGTTTATGCTGCCCTCAGTAAGCACTTGGTGCGCATTGTTTTTGCTCTTCTGGCTTGCTTGCTGGGCGTGGCTGCCTTGTATGTCCTTCTGATGGCTGAGCTCATTGCAGTGGCGCAGCTCATTGTGTATATCGGCGGTGTGCTCGTGGTACTTCTTTTTGCAGTGCTTCTGACCCAACGTCAAGATGCAGAAAAGACGCCCCATATACACAACAGAAATCCCTTCTTGGGCAGCATTTTAAGCATTGCACTCTTGGGCTTGCTTCTGTATGGCATTTCTTCGCTACCTTCCTTGCCATCAACCACTGCCTACCCTTCGCTCTATGAACTGAGCGCCCAATTGATGAGCAAACACCTATTGGCATTCGAGATTGCCGGTTTGCTGCTTACCGTAGCACTCATAGGCGCCCTTTATTGGATAAAAAAAGCCACTACTTTGCCTGAATAGGACTAAGTGCCTCATTTCCTTGAAACAATGCAAGTGGTATTTTCATACTTTTTGTTAAATTAGCTTTTGCTTTCTTCATCCTTCTCATGTAAAACAGAATCATGCTGCTGCATATAACCATAGAACAACTGGTGCGAAGCAACTACGTTTATGCCATGGCATTGCGCCATCTGGGCATTCGTTTTTTTGAGCATCCGCACACTACCGTAGCAGAGTTGTGCCAGCGTCATTCATGGAATGAACAACACATTTCTTCCTTCTTCTTGGATTATCACAAGCTATTCCGAGAGCTGTCGATACAGGAGGCTAAATCGTGCAGTATTGAGTTTTTGCTGGATTATCTGCGCCACGCACACCGTCTTTTTGTTCGCGAACGGCTGCCTTTTATGGCAGAACTTATCGAAGCGCTGCCGGTTTTACCTTCCTACAAAGACTTGATAGAAGATTTAAAAGTGCTTTTTCCTCTCTTTACCGAAGAATTTGTTTTGCACATTCACGAAGAAGAAGACCACTTTTTTTATTACATCGATTTGCTGCTGCAAGCCAAGGCGTCTTCGGGGCTTTCCCCAGAATTGGTTTTAAAAATGCAGCAAACCCATGTAGGCAGCTTTGCCATTGACCATGATAGTCACGACGATGAAATGCGGGGTATTCGCCGCCTGACCCATAACTACCACATTCCTGATAAAGCCCCCACTGACCTTGTAGTGGTTTTGTCGGCGCTTGCCGACTTTGACCGGGAACTACATCTGCATGCACGACTTGAAAATGAAGTGCTCTTTCCCAAAGCCTTGCGCTTAGAGCAAGAGATTAAACGGCGATATCTGCCCCTCATCTTCTCTTCCAACTAATCCTTTTCACTTAAAGAATTACCTTTTTCCAAAGATTCCAACACTTTGCGTAAAGGATTCTTCTTATTCACAAGTTCGTATGATTCTACCCCTTCGGTTTGCTGGTTGGGCAAGATGATACGAAACTTGGTTCCTTTGTCTATTTCGGAAGCCTTCACAAAAATACGCCCCTTATGGTAGTTCTCTACAATACGCTTGGCTAAGGTGAGTCCCAAGCCCCAACCTCTTTTTTTAGTTGTATAGCCCGGCGCAAATATCTTCTTGAATTTCGATTTTGGAATTCCCTTGCCCGTGTCGGTTACATCTATGATGGTCTTTTTATGGTTGGCAGTTACTTTTAGCTTAATTTCTATCTTTCCTGCCCCGTTCATGGCATCGACTGCGTTTTTGCAGAGGTTTTCAATCACCCACTGAAACAGATGCCGGTTCATCAATACTCTTGTGCCTTGCAAGGTATAGTTAACCACCTCCATTTCTATCTTAGGCGAGATGCGCGGGCGCAGGTAATCAACGATTTCTTTTACTACCTCGTAAGGGTCTTCGGGTTTAAAGGTGGGTTTAGAACCAATATTCGAAAAACGCTCGGTAGTGATTTGCAAACGCTTGATGTCTTTCTCAAGCTCACCCAATACCTCATGATTCTTAAATTGTTCGTCATGCTTCAAAAGCTCTATCCAAGCCATGAGCGAAGAGATGGGGGTACCCAATTGATGGGCAGTTTCTTTTGCCAAACCTACCCATATTCGGTTTTGCTCTGCCTTGCGCGAGTAGGAAAATGCCAAATAGGTCAAAAAACCAAAAATGGCAATCACACTCAACTGAGCATAAGGATACCAGCGCAATTGGTAAATCAAATCGGAATTGCGGTAGTAAATTTTATTATGTGTAGGTGCCCCCACCTCATATTCCACGATGATAGGCGGGTGTTCCTGCTTCATGATTTCCAGCTCTCGCTGCAAAATACGCTCTTTTCGCTCCGGCGAAACTCCCGGCGGTATATCTATGTTCTTGTAGGTGATGATATTTTCCTCATGGTCAGTAAGAATGACCGGAATATGCTGGTTCGATTTAATGATTTCATCAAAAATGAAAGTAAGCGGTTCGTTGTTTTCGGGGTCTAAGGTGAAACGCAAAGCAGAAGCATAAAGCTCTATTTGCTCCTTTTCTCGCTCTACCAGTTTTTTTACGAGTGTATCGGTATAATACAGCGATACACCTCCTATCAAAAGGGCTATGACAAAAACCAATACCTTAAACTCCGACTTATGTTTATAGATATCCATCATGGAGGCAGTCAATTCACTTATTTAGAATCTTTCTAAATTTCAACTTACTGACTATAATCATTTAGCTCATTGTGAATTAAACGCTAATTTTGCAATAATCAAAACTTGAAAAAATGCTATACGGTTTCAAAGCACTAACACTTACTTACCACACAGCCCCCGTAGAAGTGCGTGAGCGTTATGCATTCAACGAGGCAGAAGCCAAGCAGTTGTTGCAGATGCTCCATGAACAAGGCTTGCAAGAAGCCATGGTGCTTTCTACTTGTAACCGTACAGAAATATACTACTCTTCGGACAAACCACAAGAAGCCCTGCTGTTCTATGCCTTGGGCATGTTGAAAAACTACCCCATAGAGCAAGATAAACAGTATTTTTCACATATCAGCGACCAAAAAGAGGCGGTGCGCCATCTTTTTGAAGTAGCGCTGGGCTTGGATTCGCAAGTACTGGGCGACTTGCAAATCATCAATCAGGTAAAGAAAGCCTATCAATGGGCTGCCGACCTCAACATGGCAGGTCCGTTTTTACACC is a genomic window containing:
- a CDS encoding tetratricopeptide repeat protein; the protein is MAVLRSALFLFMCVLLVPVPSQAQKKRKDKKNSDARNEQVLLAEAELIEGMRYYIQDNYERALQQILKGIRINPQSSGLYYQAAVTLSKMDKNEEALVYVEKALSLDSQNPYYYILKAHLQSALFRYKEAAQTYETLLAHFPSYSYYALDLGLLYEEQLNNPEKALAAYRKLLEEIGETNEVLTRMQRLYLRQGEYVEAFRIALRRLDQRGSDLSPYLPFIELIENAPLPQVESLNRAIANDPMLKTHPASQLVWALGLYRLEQKKDSQRLLQNVIEHPSINNALREVAVLGYVRLFKNEADLGFLMKYLAELCRKNPYNTDLLNQYGIVLQKRYRYAEAAQVFLQSLETQQSQIEIWLRLFDCLEKAGQYQLFYTKTQEGIELYPFQGIIWMHHATACLYGQRTAEAVKAIERARQLISDNQDFLLPEIERIEALIQAQEGKIGDAIEKMEKLLRKQGESPQLLYDYCLLLASHKQKLDYARSLSEKLLKLADSSPFAQYAHGRVLYSLRLYTEALPYLKQAAEQLSTAYTLESYGDVLFRLGKTEEAVELWQKALKLSETPERLKKKIDEKRLYED
- a CDS encoding DUF4292 domain-containing protein — translated: MKINHVAAFYLLMLCSFLLLPACKKRNFPKADLRDSLLLSTTDFKFLSARANLDFSLSSQNAKAKTAIRMQKDSLMWLSIGSSMGIEVLRVQATPESIAVINRDQQTYQEFSFQELSNRFSFPLSFNLLQNLLIGDMPVKQFSKNQSMLNNDEHIIRQQVNDIEIQNYVSAATGKLNRLIIKDTRSGSLMDIVYQDYTLVDGVLFPYHIKAQLHYQNKENAEKQTLKAEVEYQKIELSREPLRFPFKVPSTYQKTN
- a CDS encoding 4Fe-4S binding protein, coding for MFWQTTLSTLKSLYKGIQLTLQHLFQARVRRPALPVWHPDYFRYAHGRVTLQYPHEQIPVPDNGRYRLHNEIDDCIVCDKCAKICPVDCIEIEAIKSPVPIGTTSDGTVKRLYAAKFNIDMAKCCYCGLCTTVCPTECLTMSKTFDYTEADVYDLLYLFGNLSKEEIAEKQALWVQYQAEKEAQPQTQNNTNSRQSVNANPVFKPKPQKTATTSPKSSEETEEKPSPKPVFKPKMKPQTSQENTSKAVIKPKLKAPVKPTEETETEEKNAAKPVIKPKIKPIKPISPEDKPADSREETTPQTSEEKKAKPVIKPKIPPKKNPDA
- a CDS encoding NADH-quinone oxidoreductase subunit J family protein, with protein sequence MMNEWLSYLFGAVVAGAAVYAALSKHLVRIVFALLACLLGVAALYVLLMAELIAVAQLIVYIGGVLVVLLFAVLLTQRQDAEKTPHIHNRNPFLGSILSIALLGLLLYGISSLPSLPSTTAYPSLYELSAQLMSKHLLAFEIAGLLLTVALIGALYWIKKATTLPE
- a CDS encoding iron-sulfur cluster repair di-iron protein; this encodes MLLHITIEQLVRSNYVYAMALRHLGIRFFEHPHTTVAELCQRHSWNEQHISSFFLDYHKLFRELSIQEAKSCSIEFLLDYLRHAHRLFVRERLPFMAELIEALPVLPSYKDLIEDLKVLFPLFTEEFVLHIHEEEDHFFYYIDLLLQAKASSGLSPELVLKMQQTHVGSFAIDHDSHDDEMRGIRRLTHNYHIPDKAPTDLVVVLSALADFDRELHLHARLENEVLFPKALRLEQEIKRRYLPLIFSSN
- a CDS encoding sensor histidine kinase; its protein translation is MMDIYKHKSEFKVLVFVIALLIGGVSLYYTDTLVKKLVEREKEQIELYASALRFTLDPENNEPLTFIFDEIIKSNQHIPVILTDHEENIITYKNIDIPPGVSPERKERILQRELEIMKQEHPPIIVEYEVGAPTHNKIYYRNSDLIYQLRWYPYAQLSVIAIFGFLTYLAFSYSRKAEQNRIWVGLAKETAHQLGTPISSLMAWIELLKHDEQFKNHEVLGELEKDIKRLQITTERFSNIGSKPTFKPEDPYEVVKEIVDYLRPRISPKIEMEVVNYTLQGTRVLMNRHLFQWVIENLCKNAVDAMNGAGKIEIKLKVTANHKKTIIDVTDTGKGIPKSKFKKIFAPGYTTKKRGWGLGLTLAKRIVENYHKGRIFVKASEIDKGTKFRIILPNQQTEGVESYELVNKKNPLRKVLESLEKGNSLSEKD